The genomic DNA AGCCTTGATCTGCTCAGAGACATGCAGTACTTCGCCTGCCGGATCCCCAAGCCGCTGCTCTGAGGAGACGCGGCCAAAATATGGAGCAAGCTCCTCGGAGGCTCCCAATAAGAGCTCATCGATCTTTTTCTTCTGTCTCTCCTCACTATGCGGATCCGCTCGTCTGTCCCGCACATGGAGAATATGGCACCACGCACCCTGGAAATCCATCAGATAGGGGATGGGGCGGTTTGAGATCTCATCCAGATCTGTTGCATACAGGATGATCAGGTATTCCCGGCTGATACGTCCCTCACCTTCACCTGGAAGACGCGGGCGGATCTTATGGACAAATACCGGAATATCAGAGAGCCTGAGGAGGTCCCTTGAGACACTTCCAAGCAGCATTGTCCGTATCTGCCAGTGCCGCTTTGCCTTCAGGTAAATCTCGTCTGCTCCTTCCTGAAGTGCCGCCTCAGCAATCGCAGAGGCAATATGGTCGCTTCCTGTTCGTATTTCAACAGTGAGATCAAGCTCTTCAAGGACATCCTTGTGAGCTTCCATCCAGGAGATGTCTGATCCCCTGAAGAGCGATCCCGCCTCGCTGACGTGGAAGAGGCAGATCGATCGGGATCCAAAACTTTTGAGGATATTTCCAATCTTCTTCAGCTCCTCGGGCTTCTCTCCGTATGCTACAGGAATCAAGGTCTTCTCAAACATCTGTAATAACCCTCTACTCTCCTGATAATCTCCTTTTCTGTATAATCAGGATTCCAGTATCTTTAAAGTACCCGCATCTGATCAATGCGTCTCTTCTTCCCGTGGCTGGCTCGAACGTGCAATCGAACAGAAGTACATGGTATCGGCAAACCTGACAAAACTCCGTGACACCTCTACACGGATAACGCTCCCGTTTCGCATCCGGTGAACTGCACTCGCCCGCTCCCGTTTACCTGGATATGCTCCTTCCCACATCTTCTTCCAGACGCCGGGTGTGATCTCCGGATTGATATCA from Methanocalculus natronophilus includes the following:
- a CDS encoding universal stress protein, whose product is MFEKTLIPVAYGEKPEELKKIGNILKSFGSRSICLFHVSEAGSLFRGSDISWMEAHKDVLEELDLTVEIRTGSDHIASAIAEAALQEGADEIYLKAKRHWQIRTMLLGSVSRDLLRLSDIPVFVHKIRPRLPGEGEGRISREYLIILYATDLDEISNRPIPYLMDFQGAWCHILHVRDRRADPHSEERQKKKIDELLLGASEELAPYFGRVSSEQRLGDPAGEVLHVSEQIKADVIVLGRKRRGFLAAPMGETAERIVTGTKASIFLVP